The Edaphobacter acidisoli genome contains the following window.
GTTGCGGGACTTAACCCAACATCTCACGACACGAGCTGACGACAGCCATGCAGCACCTATATAGCAGCCTATTGCTAGGAAGGGATATTTCTACCCCAGTCCACTACATTTCGAGCCCAGGTAAGGTTCTTCGCGTTGCGTCGAATTAAACCACATGCTCCACCGCTTGTGCGGGCCCCCGTCAATTCCTTTGAGTTTCAGCCTTGCGACCGTACTCCCCAGGCGGATTGCTTATCGCGTTAGCTTCGACACGACAGGATTGGGTACCTGTCACATCAAGCAATCATCGTTTAGGGCTAGGACTACCAGGGTATCTAATCCTGTTTGCTCCCCTAGCTTTCGTGCCTCAGCGTCAGTTATGGTCCAGTGAGCCGCTTTCGCCACAGGTGTTCCTTCCGATATCTACGCATTTCACCGCTACACCGGAAATTCCACTCACCTCTCCCATACTCAAGCCCGACAGTTTCTAGTGCAGACTATGGGTTGAGCCCATAGATTTCACACCAGACTTATCAAACCGCCTACGCACCCTTTACGCCCAATAAATCCGAACAACGCTTGCCCCCCTCGTATTACCGCGGCTGCTGGCACGAAGTTAGCCGGGGCTTCTTCTATAGGTACCGTCATAATCGTCCCTATCGAAAGGAGTTTACGTACCAAGATACTTCATCCTCCACGCGGCGTTGCTGCGTCAGGGTTTCCCCCATTGCGCAAAATTCCCCACTGCTGCCTCCCGTAGGAGTCTGGACCGTGTTTCAGTTCCAGTGTGTCCGTGCGCCCTCTCAGGCCGGATACCGATCATCGTCTTGGTGGGCCATTACCCCGCCAACTAACTAATCGGCCGCGAACTCCTCTCCAAGCGCATTGCTGCTTTGACTCGTAAGTGTTATGCGGTATTAGCCAAGATTTCTCTTAGTTATTCCCCACTCGGAGGTAGATCATTCACGTGTTACTCACCCGTGCGCCACTTTACTCATGGATTGCTCCACTTTCTCGTGCGACTTGCATGTGTTAGGCACGCCGCCAGCGTTGATTCTGAGCCAGGATCAAACTCTCGTTTAATCTTGGTTTGCTCGCCACCCACCGACAGGGGTCGTGGTGGCCGAGCGCCTTCGAATGCTCGAAAGATCCGAAGGATATAACTAGTGAGAATGACTAAACCAAAGTTCGCATCATCTCACGACTGGCACATTCAACTATGTTGTCAAAGATCCCGACTGCGTCCGCCTAAGCGGGCAGCTGGATCAAGGACTCAACCGGCATTGCCAGGTTTGTGTCCTCGAACTTGAGGCGCTATAAATCGTCTGTTTTGTTGCCGTTAGTCAACCTTCTCCATTTGCCATTGAGGCCAGGCCCGAAGCCACTTTTAGAGGGTCACTTAGCAGCGCATGACGTTTTGCGCGAACTTTTCAAGATTATCGAACTTCAAACCTTGTGTCAACCAGTTTTGAAATTTTTCTTTCAAACCCTGCTTTGACCCTGATCGGCCTCAGCTAATTGCTGAAGATCCGTCAGTTCGCACAGCGCAACATAAACTATCAAAACATCGTAACGGCACAAAGACAGCCGCAGAGCACTCAGCTCTTATCAAAATCAATAATTGCAGTGGCTTGGGTTTGGAACCGGATGGCCTGAGGCTCAAATCCGCGATCAAACGCTTGGACTGCGCTTCTTAATCCTTCACCTCTTATGCAGAGCCAGGAGAGAAGCTTGTTGCTACTCAGTAAGAGTATCGAACCTTCTGCTTTCGTGCAAGCTCGATAAGCGCCTTACTGCGACTTCCTGAGAGTATCAGCGACCTGCATGAACATGCAACCCTTTCGCTGTGAAAAACTTCAAGTTCCTGTGGGAATCCACCTTCCCGGTCAGCGCTCCTAACCTTCGCTTCAAAATTAACTCGTTTATTTGCAAATACCTGTAGCACGTTCCGGGATGCATTAGACTCGGGTGATTCCTTATTGAATTCCGGGTTACGCTTCGTGTTCATGCGGGTAGAGGATTTCGCGCTAGAATCAACCACCATGGAAGCGCACGAGATCCAAGAGTTCGCAGAGCAGATGAAGGAGTCGGGCGAAGGCGAGTCGCTGAAGGTCATCTCGCTGGCTATCTCGATTCTGGCTGTGCTGGTGGCGATGGTGACGGTCATCGGCCACCGGACCCACACCGATGCGATGTTGTTCCAGACGCGGGCTGCGGATCAATGGAACGAGTATCAGGCACAGAAGATTCGCATGAGCAGCTTCACGCTTGCGGTGGACCAGCTCGATCTGCAATCGCCGCTCTCAACCGCTGCTGCCGCCAAGCGTAACGAGTACGAACACCACATCGAGAAGTGGACCGCGGACCTGGCAGTTGAACAGAAAAGGGCCGAGGTGCTGGATGAGTCGGTCGAGCATGCTGAGTCTCGCGCGACTCGCTACGATCTCGGCGAAGCTTTGCTGCAGATTGCGGTCGTGCTGTGCTCGGTGACGCTGTTTACGCGCAATCACGCTTACTTCATGTTTGGCCTTGGCGTTGCGGCAATCGGGATTGTGGTCTCGTGCACGGCGCTGTTTGTGCACTGAACAGCGAAGCTCTTACTGCACCAAAGCTATGCGAATTGGCTGATATTCATGCCCAGCGGGTAGGTCTCTCCGTGTGTCAGCAGGTCTTGCCACGTTGTTTCGCGCGCGGTGTAGCCGGCCATGCGGCCGAGCATGCAGCTCAGAGCGCTGTCGACGCCGGCGGCGATCTGGTTGTGGAAGCGGCCTGAGGTGATGCTTTCGAGGAAGGTGCGCGTCTTCTCGTGGTCGGCCTGGGCGAGGTTGTCGCCGAAGGCTCCATTGGCGGCGAACTTGCCTTGCGCTTGAGCGCTTGCCGCGTCACCCCAGTTCCACGGCGTATCACCAACGATGCGAACCGCGCCCGCGTATGGGGCTTCGGCCATGCCGTTTGCGCCGAAGATCTGGATGCCTGCGTTGAAGCCGGGGTTGCTGAACTGGACGGACGAGAAGCTGACGTGGACGTCGTTGGGGTAGGTGTAGACGACCTGGTAGTTGTCCCAGCAGTCGCCGGGATGGGTGAGGATGTTGCGGCCTCCGGTGGCTGTGGCCTTGAGCGGATGCGCGCCAAGCACCCAGTTGCAGAGGTCGATGATGTGGATGTTCTGCTCGACGAGAATGTCGCCGGAGAGTGCGCGGTCCCAGAGCCAGTTGCGGAGGCGCCACTCGTCGTGTGAGGTGCCGACGACGGGCTTTTCTGTCGATGCGGGCGCGAAGTAGGTGCCGGTGATGGACGCGAGTTTTCCGAGCGCGCCGCCCTTTACCTTTTCGATGACGGCGGCTATCGGCGGGGCGCTGCGGACCTCGAAGCCTACATCGACGCTGAGACGGTCTTTGACGCGCTTGCCGATTTCGAGCGCGTGCTTTGCCTGGGCTATGTCTACGCCGACGGGCTTTTCGCAGTAGACGTGCTTGCCTGCATCGACGATGGTGTCGAGGTGTTCGACGTGGAACCAGGGCGGCGTCGCGATCAGCACCATGTCTACATCTTTCGCGTGGGCCATCTGCTTGAATGAGTCAGGGCCGTGGAACAGGAGGCTGTCTTCTATCGCGGGCTGGCCGAGTGTAGCGTTCAGTTGGTCAAAGTGCTCCTTGCCCTTGGCGAGCTTGTCTGGAAAGATATCGCCGAGCGCGGCGATGCGTGCGCCGTTCTTTGCAAACGCGCTCGCAACGGCCGTGCCGCGGTTGCCGCAGCCAAGCAGGCCCAGGCGAACGGCTGAGTTTGCTTCGTAGCCAAATGCTGCCTTCGACTTCAAGAGCAGAAGTCCGGTTGCAACTGCGCTGGTTTTGACAAAGTCCCGCCGATCCATCTCCGCCATGCTCTCTCCCTTTACTTCACGAGTTTGTTTCAGCCGATGACTTGCTTCAGAACGTTGTCCAGATAG
Protein-coding sequences here:
- a CDS encoding DUF4337 domain-containing protein, whose protein sequence is MEAHEIQEFAEQMKESGEGESLKVISLAISILAVLVAMVTVIGHRTHTDAMLFQTRAADQWNEYQAQKIRMSSFTLAVDQLDLQSPLSTAAAAKRNEYEHHIEKWTADLAVEQKRAEVLDESVEHAESRATRYDLGEALLQIAVVLCSVTLFTRNHAYFMFGLGVAAIGIVVSCTALFVH
- a CDS encoding Gfo/Idh/MocA family protein gives rise to the protein MAEMDRRDFVKTSAVATGLLLLKSKAAFGYEANSAVRLGLLGCGNRGTAVASAFAKNGARIAALGDIFPDKLAKGKEHFDQLNATLGQPAIEDSLLFHGPDSFKQMAHAKDVDMVLIATPPWFHVEHLDTIVDAGKHVYCEKPVGVDIAQAKHALEIGKRVKDRLSVDVGFEVRSAPPIAAVIEKVKGGALGKLASITGTYFAPASTEKPVVGTSHDEWRLRNWLWDRALSGDILVEQNIHIIDLCNWVLGAHPLKATATGGRNILTHPGDCWDNYQVVYTYPNDVHVSFSSVQFSNPGFNAGIQIFGANGMAEAPYAGAVRIVGDTPWNWGDAASAQAQGKFAANGAFGDNLAQADHEKTRTFLESITSGRFHNQIAAGVDSALSCMLGRMAGYTARETTWQDLLTHGETYPLGMNISQFA